The Thiovulum sp. ES genome includes the window AGTTGATAAAACAGAGGAAATGAGAGAACTTGTAGAAAAAGTTGGTGCTGATTTTCTCAAAATTGATATTCGGGAACAGTTTGTAAAAGATATTCTCTTCTCTCCAGTGCATGGATACGGAAAAAATTTCAATCCGTGCATAGATTGTCATGCAAACATGTTTAGAATTGCAAAAGCGATGATGCCAAAACTAGATGCTCAATTTTTGATAAGCGGTGAAGTTGTTGGACAGAGACCGATGAGCCAAAATAATCGGGCGATAAATCTTGTTGCAGAATTTGCTGAAACTGATGATTTATTACTCCGACCACTTTCAGCAAAACATTTAAAAGAGACAATTCCAGAAAAAGAGGGTTGGGTAGATCGGGAAAAGCTTTTTGGTATTTCTGGTCGAAGCCGAAAAATCCAATTTGAATTGGCAAAAGAGTTTGGAATTGAGAATTTTGAATCTCCTGCGGGAGGATGTCTTCTTACAGATGCATACTTTACAAAGAAAATTCGAGACTTTGTTAAATTTGATACTTTTAAAGCAAATGATATTGAGAGTTTAAAATTTGGAAGACATTTCCGTTTGCCAGATGGTGCAAAATTGGTTATTGGCAAAAATGCAGTTGATAATGAGAATTTGAAATTGAGTATAAATGATAAATTTATTTCACTTGAAGCAGTTGGTGTGAAATCTCCATTTGCACTACTTTCAAAAAATCACACTGAAAAAGATTTAAAAATTGCACTACAATCAGTTTTAGCACACACAAAAGCTGAGATTGAGAAAGAGTATGAAGTTTTAATTGACGGAGAAACTCGAAAAAAATCATCTGTTGGAATCCGCGATGAGGTGCGGAAATTTGCAATTGTTTAGGAAATTTTTAAAGTTTTATGCACAATTGGTTTTAAGATATCCAAATCGTGAGAAATAAAAATGTAGCTTATTCCAAGTTGTTTTTGCAATTTGTGAAGTAGCTCAATTATTTCAAACTCAATTTTTCGATCAAGTGCAGAAGTTGGTTCGTCAAGAATTAAAATTCTAGGTTTTAAAATTAAAGCTCTGGCGATTGCGACTCTCTGTCTCTCCCCACCTGAAAGTTCGTGTGGATAATTTTCCAATTTTTCGAGGGGGAAATGAACTTTTTTAGCAATTTTTTGAACCTCATCGGAGATATTTTTTGCACGACGGATCTCTAATCCCTCAGAAATTGCACTAAAAACTGTTCGTTTTGGATTTAAAGTTCCATAAGGGTCTTGAAAGATAATTTGGACAGACTCGCCAGAAAAGTTTTTGATTTCACCATAAAATTTTTGCAAACCTAAAATAGCTCGAGAGAGTGATGATTTTCCACTTCCACTCCGCCCAACAATTCCGATAGATTCACTTTCACGAATTGAGAAATTAAAATTTCCTAAAACTCTTTCGCCATATTTGATTGAGACATTTTCAACTTTTAAAATATCTTTTTTATTTTTTCCAATTTTACTTGGTTTTTTCCAATTAGGATTTTTTAGAAGCTCTTTTGTGTAAATATTTTGCGGATTTTCAAAAATATCACTATTTTTTCCCATTTCAACAACTTCACCATTTTTAAAAATAGCTATTTTGTCTGCAATATTTTTTACAATTTTTAAATCGTGAGAAATCAATACTGTTGTAAAACCCAAATTTTTGATGAGGTCCAAAATATCATTTTGCAGTTCATTATCAAGTGCTGTTGTTGGTTCATCGGCAATTAGAATATCTGGAGAATTTGCAATTGCAATCGCTATTAAAACTCTCTGTCTCTCTCCACCTGAAAGTTCATGTGGATAATTTTTTAGTTTTTCAACTGGCAACGAAACTTTTTCGGCAAGATCATGGAGTAATTTTTTAATTTCAGGTTTGTGTAAAAGTTGATGATTTTCTATCATCTCAACAATTTGATCTCCAACTCGATGAAGTGGGTTTAAACTTTGCATCGGTTCTTGAAAAATATATGAGATTTTATCTCCACGAAGCGAACGAATTTGGCTACTTTTCATTCTCAAAATATTCTCTTCTTTTAAAATGATTTTTCCAGAAAGCATTGAGTGTTCAGGAAGAATTTTTAAAAATGAGTGTGCAAAAAGAGATTTTCCGCTACCACTTTCACCAATAAGTGCAAATATTTCACCTTTTTCGATTTCTAGGGATATGTTTTTGAGAATTTGCTTATTTTGAATAGAGAGAGAGTAATTTTCAACTTTTAAAATCAAAACAGAACCTTAAAGAGGGCATCACCTTCAAAATTTTCTGCTGTTATTTCTCCGCCACAAGTATCAATGATTTTTTTTGCAATATTTAAGCCGAGTCCCATTCCAGATTGTGTTTTACCGCTTACAAATGGATGGAAAATATTTGGCAAAATTCCTTCTTTAATTCCTCCACCATTATCCCTAAACAGAATCTTCACTTTTCCATTTTCTAAAATTTCTGTCTCTATTTTTATGTATCTTGCTTCAAATGGCATTTGAGAACATGAGAGTTCATCAAGGGAGTTATTAAATAGGACAAGAAAAACATGCCCAAGTTTTATTTTTTCAAGATTTCTAAACAGTTCATTTTCTATTTTTGAGCTTGGAGAGAGAATTTTTCCGTTTAAATATATCTCTGTTATATTTTTTGATCGACCATGAATTAGTTTGTAAGTGTCTAAAATCACTTGATAAATATTTGTAGATGTTTTTTTTGAATCGACATTTGAAAAGGAGTAGTCTTGTAAAAGTTCAATAATTGAATTAATTCTATCAACTCCGTCGCGAACAGATTGTAAATTCTCTTTTAGATAACCTTTTGTAACCTCATCGTCGAAAGATTCCAAATCCATTTCAATTAAGTCAATATTTCCTTTTATATAAGTTAAAGGAGTATTGATTTCATGAGTAAGACCCATAGAGAGTTCTCCAATTGATGCCATTTTTGCTTGTGCTAACTCTCTATTTTTTAGCTTTTCTAAATCTGTAACATCTAATAGAGTTAGAATATATATATGTTCTGAATTGTAATGACTAATAGAAATATAGGAACTAAAAATAAAATCGCTCCCGTCTTTTGTCAATTTTAAATGATGTGGCTTTGAGGGATTATTAATTTTTGTCTCCAGCCAGTGTTCTTTAAAAGAGGGAATAAAATCTTTAACCTCTAAAATCCCTTTTTCAATTTCTGCTTCTGACACTTCAAAAAAATCTTTAAATTTTTTATTAGCTCCTACAAGTCTATTTTCTATAATTGTGCAACACAAAGTAGGTTGTGCATCAAGCATTTTCTGAATAAGCAAGTTCTTCCTCTCTCCAATTAAAATAACTTAATGCCTAATATTCTATCACACTTAAATAATTGATATAATTAAAGTAAATCTTAAATAAGGAGTTTTAATGTTAAAAAATATTCTTTTTGATTTTGATGGTGTCATTCTTGATTCAATGCCAATTCGCGATTTTGGTTTTCGTGAAATATTTAAAAAGTTTCCACAGGAACAAGTTGAAAAGCTGATTGAGTTTCACAGAAAAAACGGCGGTCTCTCTCGTTTTGTCAAAATCAAATACTTTTTTGAAGAAATTCGAGGTGAAAAGATTTCAGAAGAAAAAATTTTAGAAATTGCAAACACTTTTTCTCAAATTATGAAAAACGAACTGGCAAATAAAAAATATCTGATTGGGCAAACTTTAGAGTTTTTAAAAGAGTCAAATCACAATTTGCACATTGTTTCAGGCTCAGAAGAGAAAGAATTGCAGTTTCTTTGCGAACAATTAGAGATTTCACACCTATTTATCTCAATTCATGGTTCTCCCACTCCAAAAGGTAAATTGGTTGCTGAACTCATTGAAAAACAGAAGTATAAAAAAGCTGAGACTATCCTAATTGGCGACTCTATTAACGACTATGAAGCATCATTTGAAAATGGTATAGAATTCTATGGATATAATAATTCGGAGTTGCAAAAATTCAAATATCTCACATCTTTTGATCCAATTTGGAAACTCTCTTAGAGCTTAAGCTGTATTTAAGGTTTTTATCTCTATAATTCCGCTACCCAAAAGGAAGACGGTTAAGAAAAACTTAACTTTTGGTAAGTTAGATGGCCCCATCGTCTAGCGGTTAGGATCCCAGGTTTTCATCCTGGTTACAGGGGTTCGAATCCCCTTGGGGTCACCACTTAAAAGCCATCTTTTTACTCCTTTTTGGATGGTTTTCTAAAATCATCTTAGGAAATTCAAACATGTTTCGTTTTGCCCCAAGCCCAACAGGCGATATTCACATCGGAAATTTAAGAGTTGCTATTTTTAATTACATTGTTTCAAAACAGAGAAACGATAAGCTTATTATTCGTATTGAAGATACTGACACTGAAAGAAATATCGATGGAAAAGATCGTGAAATACTCGAGATATTAAATCTTTTCAAAATAGAATTTTCTGATTTACTTTACCAATCTCACAATATTAAATT containing:
- a CDS encoding putative tRNA(5-methylaminomethyl-2-thiouridylate) methyltransferase with PP-loop ATPase domain (PFAM: Thiamine biosynthesis protein (ThiI)) → MRAIALFSGGLDSILAVALIVKQGIDVTALYVDIGFGGRVDKTEEMRELVEKVGADFLKIDIREQFVKDILFSPVHGYGKNFNPCIDCHANMFRIAKAMMPKLDAQFLISGEVVGQRPMSQNNRAINLVAEFAETDDLLLRPLSAKHLKETIPEKEGWVDREKLFGISGRSRKIQFELAKEFGIENFESPAGGCLLTDAYFTKKIRDFVKFDTFKANDIESLKFGRHFRLPDGAKLVIGKNAVDNENLKLSINDKFISLEAVGVKSPFALLSKNHTEKDLKIALQSVLAHTKAEIEKEYEVLIDGETRKKSSVGIRDEVRKFAIV
- a CDS encoding ABC-type uncharacterized transport system, duplicated ATPase component (PFAM: ABC transporter) yields the protein MILKVENYSLSIQNKQILKNISLEIEKGEIFALIGESGSGKSLFAHSFLKILPEHSMLSGKIILKEENILRMKSSQIRSLRGDKISYIFQEPMQSLNPLHRVGDQIVEMIENHQLLHKPEIKKLLHDLAEKVSLPVEKLKNYPHELSGGERQRVLIAIAIANSPDILIADEPTTALDNELQNDILDLIKNLGFTTVLISHDLKIVKNIADKIAIFKNGEVVEMGKNSDIFENPQNIYTKELLKNPNWKKPSKIGKNKKDILKVENVSIKYGERVLGNFNFSIRESESIGIVGRSGSGKSSLSRAILGLQKFYGEIKNFSGESVQIIFQDPYGTLNPKRTVFSAISEGLEIRRAKNISDEVQKIAKKVHFPLEKLENYPHELSGGERQRVAIARALILKPRILILDEPTSALDRKIEFEIIELLHKLQKQLGISYIFISHDLDILKPIVHKTLKIS
- a CDS encoding histidine kinase (PFAM: Histidine kinase-, DNA gyrase B-, and HSP90-like ATPase; His Kinase A (phosphoacceptor) domain) — its product is MLIQKMLDAQPTLCCTIIENRLVGANKKFKDFFEVSEAEIEKGILEVKDFIPSFKEHWLETKINNPSKPHHLKLTKDGSDFIFSSYISISHYNSEHIYILTLLDVTDLEKLKNRELAQAKMASIGELSMGLTHEINTPLTYIKGNIDLIEMDLESFDDEVTKGYLKENLQSVRDGVDRINSIIELLQDYSFSNVDSKKTSTNIYQVILDTYKLIHGRSKNITEIYLNGKILSPSSKIENELFRNLEKIKLGHVFLVLFNNSLDELSCSQMPFEARYIKIETEILENGKVKILFRDNGGGIKEGILPNIFHPFVSGKTQSGMGLGLNIAKKIIDTCGGEITAENFEGDALFKVLF
- a CDS encoding haloacid dehalogenase superfamily enzyme, subfamily IA (PFAM: haloacid dehalogenase-like hydrolase~TIGRFAM: haloacid dehalogenase superfamily, subfamily IA, variant 1 with third motif having Dx(3-4)D or Dx(3-4)E); the protein is MLKNILFDFDGVILDSMPIRDFGFREIFKKFPQEQVEKLIEFHRKNGGLSRFVKIKYFFEEIRGEKISEEKILEIANTFSQIMKNELANKKYLIGQTLEFLKESNHNLHIVSGSEEKELQFLCEQLEISHLFISIHGSPTPKGKLVAELIEKQKYKKAETILIGDSINDYEASFENGIEFYGYNNSELQKFKYLTSFDPIWKLS